In Colias croceus chromosome 26, ilColCroc2.1, one DNA window encodes the following:
- the LOC123703418 gene encoding protein BCL9 homolog isoform X7 codes for MIKEKEKGGGARLKDEPNDPTEPGHGSRPPSASLPTPAALKKEPDEAPHRVKLEPHSQGSAEDSAGDLGVDGIKTEIDGLMDSDGDPTKSPQCELGGPGSLKSERLSSDSNDIIDPQTGLRNNPGNIQDGNQNCRNPNGPDNMGSCRMGGGPMGPGVSMGPMSSEAQTLPSNVISKQSGSMEQQSQIFVFSTMLANKAAEAVISGQNHSIIAYHCAQPNTKKYLEKHPLKIGQFNKQNPAQWLNNLAMAKRGGMRGGPNMMGGPNQMGHMMGGPMGPNMGPIGHGGMGHMGGPNMMGPSRMGGPGNQMMMMKGGPGQMGQMGPGMGPMDGFPGGTPSCGVMDGLGADGEMPWDTKNPSVMSNGMANGPSQMPPCSEAGSGDNNSGDNISCQPGSKASVSSVGVKIPDENLTPQQRAHREEQLATIRKMQQILFPESGSNPNQQDGQGQEINPPNSSANMNMPYPPMSSHGPMVSGPNGPMVSMQSGMNSGPSCTMAGPMGPNGPMGGPMGPGPMGPNGPMGGPMGNMGSGMNMGGHGSMGPNGMMGPNGPIMSGMGPNGPMGPMGPCGMKGIRGPCGGPDMKSGMCTDMHMGRGCGGPMGRMPNPMGGMGGPKPCMMGGPHMGPRMMPGPNLSAMNGGMMMESGMMGGMVHGDCGPDHHGMCDDYGRGRNYKLQMGGNDHKNSLRSPKSPAHAHADIDWQKLHHQFFDDNKSMDPELSTQVKSPCSERGGCLPPPPYGASPLHRSASVPIATQSPSQGGNSSEAPRAGSALSSPAHCKPQHKHDPPGQELTIQKQPNTSLKDNGPPSNSGGQTPQSNSNQKSPAGMMPGTPEPHGSLAEQRAGRFSLEQSPGFNNPQTPTSKCSQDEKSRPSPSSNRSNSDSASKTPQRESVAHSQGYAVSCAKSSCAVTTMSQAHADDTMASSTETTLSGGPNSTSLPGPFPGPCSMNRPDNIPINPNQGPNGPMTATSSFDPISSLAQMSQQLTNTVGGGPGSSGPMGPNGSGMGPFGSGPHHMQHHHSMHPHGHPHMMMNDLGCHMEGMGGPGLGGPMEGMMGGGDFPPDMNLSPKMGGGPMGGPMGPMGPDSSMLGPRMSGGGKMPPFNGANVQVKASAPNTIQYLPTRPQMPCNTGPRGPPSLDFLQRVTNPMQMDSSKGGVQYFPGARGMDMEGGMRGVMRAPGMLRMPHYPAGFNSPPKMAGDPFGGPGPNPMCGPNFRGVKGGMGPGNVRMGAAQPLPPSMGGPNPGFKGQGFAVPSTADPNYAAQFHNFQQQLYATGSRAAQPHQGYPPYQPSK; via the exons ATGATTAAGGAGAAGGAGAAGGGCGGAGGTGCCCGCCTGAAAGATGAGCCCAATGATCCCACAGAACCAG GGCATGGCTCCAGACCGCCGTCCGCGTCGTTGCCCACGCCGGCAGCCCTAAAAAAGGAGCCGGATGAAGCACCACACAGGGTCAAATTGGAGCCCCACAGTCAGGGAAGCGCGGAGGACTCTGCCGGTGACCTCGGTGTGGACGGGATTAAAACTGAAATTGATGGCCTCATGGATAGCGATG GTGACCCCACAAAATCCCCACAGTGTGAGCTGGGGGGCCCAGGCTCTCTAAAGTCAGAGCGTCTGTCTTCAGACTCCAATGATATTATAGATCCACAAACTGGCCTCAGAAATAACCCTGGAAATATACAa gatGGCAATCAAAATTGTCGCAACCCGAACGGGCCCGACAACATGGGGTCGTGTCGCATGGGCGGAGGCCCTATGGGGCCCGGCGTGTCGATGGGCCCTATGTCGAGCGAGGCCCAGACTTTGCCCTCCAACGTTATTAGCAAGCAGTCGGGAAGCATGGAG CAGCAAAGTCAAATATTCGTGTTCTCGACGATGCTCGCGAACAAAGCGGCGGAGGCGGTGATATCGGGGCAGAATCATTCCATTATCGCCTATCATTGTGCACAGCCTAACACGAAGAAGTATCTTGAG AAACATCCACTAAAAATCGGCCAGTTTAACAAACAAAACCCCGCGCAGTGGTTGAACAACCTCGCCATGGCGAAGCGAGGTGGTATGCGCGGCGGTCCAAACATGATGGGCGGGCCCAACCAAATGGGCCACATGATGGGCGGCCCCATGGGGCCCAACATGGGGCCGATAGGGCACGGCGGCATGGGGCATATGGGCGGCCCCAACATGATGGGGCCCAGCCGCATGGGGGGCCCCGGCAAccagatgatgatgatgaagggCGGGCCCGGGCAGATGGGGCAGATGGGCCCCGGCATGGGCCCCATGGATGGGTTTCCAGGGGGCACCCCGTCCTGCGGTGTCATGGACGGCCTCGGTGCTGATGGTGAAATGCCCTGGGACACC AAAAACCCCTCCGTAATGTCGAACGGCATGGCAAATGGGCCCTCCCAAATGCCGCCCTGCTCTGAAGCGGGCTCGGGAGACAACAATAGCGGCGATAATATATCCTGCCAGCCCGGTTCTAAAG cTTCAGTCTCGTCCGTAGGCGTGAAGATCCCGGACGAGAACCTGACGCCGCAGCAGCGCGCACACCGCGAGGAGCAGCTCGCCACCATCCGCAAGATGCAGCAGATCCTGTTCCCCGAGAGCGGCTCCAACCCCAACCAGCAGGACGGCCAGGGCCAGGAGATCAACCCGCCCAACTCCAGCGCCAACATGAACATGCCCTACCCGCCCATGTCCTCCCACGGGCCCATGGTCTCCGGCCCCAACGGCCCCATGGTGTCCATGCAGAGCGGCATGAATTCAGGGCCGAGCTGCACCATGGCGGGACCTATGGGACCGAACGGGCCGATGGGCGGGCCCATGGGACCCGGCCCGATGGGACCGAACGGCCCGATGGGTGGGCCGATGGGCAACATGGGGTCGGGCATGAACATGGGTGGCCACGGTTCGATGGGACCTAACGGCATGATGGGACCGAACGGGCCGATCATGTCGGGTATGGGACCCAACGGGCCGATGGGCCCTATGGGGCCGTGCGGCATGAAGGGCATTAGGGGACCGTGTGGCGGGCCAGATATGAAATCCGGCATGTGTACAGATATGCATATGGGCAGAGGCTGCGGAGGTCCTATGGGT CGTATGCCGAATCCTATGGGCGGTATGGGAGGTCCTAAACCGTGTATGATGGGTGGACCTCACATGGGGCCTAGGATGATGCCTGGACCCAACTTATCGGCTATGAacg gCGGCATGATGATGGAGAGCGGCATGATGGGCGGCATGGTGCACGGGGACTGCGGGCCCGACCACCACGGCATGTGCGACGACTACGGCCGGGGGAGgaat taCAAATTGCAGATGGGCGGCAACGACCACAAGAACTCGCTGCGCAGTCCGAAGAGTCCTGCGCACGCGCACGCTGATATTGATTGGCAGAAGTTACACCATCAGTTCTTCGACGACAACAAGAGCATGGACCCGGAATTAA gTACACAAGTAAAATCGCCGTGTTCAGAGCGCGGCGGTTGCCTGCCGCCGCCGCCCTATGGAGCGTCACCTTTACACAGATCTGCTTCAGTGCCTATAG CAACACAATCCCCGTCACAAGGCGGCAACTCGTCAGAAGCGCCGAGAGCGGGCTCAGCGCTCAGCAGCCCCGCGCACTGCAAGCCGCAGCACAAACACGACCCGCCAG gACAAGAGTTAACGATACAAAAGCAGCCGAACACATCGTTAAAAGACAACGGTCCGCCTTCAAACAGTGGAGGACAAACGCCTCAGTCAAATTCGAATCAAAAATCACCTGCTGg TATGATGCCGGGCACGCCGGAGCCGCACGGCTCGCTAGCGGAGCAGCGCGCGGGCCGCTTCTCGCTCGAGCAGAGCCCCGGCTTCAACAACCCGCAGACGCCCACGTCCAAGTGTTCGCAGG ATGAGAAATCCCGGCCGAGCCCGTCGTCGAACAGGTCGAACAGTGACAGCGCGTCGAAAACGCCGCAACGCGAGTCAGTTGCCCACAGCCAGGGGTACGCGGTGTCGTGCGCGAAGAGCAGCTGCGCGGTGACCACCATGTCGCAGGCGCATGCTGACGACACCATGGCGTCTAGCACTGAG ACGACGTTATCAGGCGGTCCAAACAGCACGAGCCTACCGGGCCCGTTCCCGGGGCCCTGCAGTATGAACAGGCCGGACAACATTCCCATCAACCCGAACCAGGGCCCCAACGGCCCCATGACCGCCACGTCGTCGTTCGACCCGATCTCATCGTTAGCGCAGATGTCGCAGCAGCTAACGAACACGGTCGGCGGGGGCCCCGGCTCCTCAGGCCCCATGGGGCCCAACGGGTCTGGCATGGGGCCCTTTGGGTCCGGGCCCCATCACATGCAACATCACCATTCTATGCATCCGCATGGACACCCGCatatgatgatgaatgatttGG GTTGCCATATGGAAGGCATGGGTGGGCCAGGATTAGGTGGTCCCATGGAAGGAATGATGGGCGGTGGAGATTTCCCACCAGATATGAACCTCAGTCCGAAGATGGGTGGCGGACCTATGGGAGGGCCGATGGGGCCCATGGGACCCGACTCGTCAATGTTAGGGCCTCGCATGTCAGGTGGCGGGAAAATGCCTCCCTTCAACGGGGCAAACGTACAAGTCAAAGCGAGCGCACCGAACACGATACAGTATTTGCCCACGAGGCCGCAGATGCCGTGCAACACGGGGCCCCGGGGGCCTCCCAGTCTAGATTTCTTGCAGCGAGTCACGAATCCGATGCAAATGGACAGCAGTAAAGGCGGCGTGCAATACTTCCCGGGCGCGAGGGGCATGGACATGGAAGGCGGCATGCGGGGCGTCATGCGCGCGCCCGGGATGCTGCGCATGCCGCACTACCCGGCCGGCTTCAACTCGCCGCCCAAGATGGCCGGCGACCCGTTCGGCGGGCCGGGCCCCAACCCCATGTGCGGGCCCAACTTCCGCGGCGTCAAGGGCGGCATGGGGCCCGGCAACGTGCGCATGGGCGCCGCGCAGCCCCTGCCGCCGTCCATGGGCGGGCCCAACCCGGGCTTCAAGGGGCAGGGCTTCGCGGTGCCGTCCACGGCGGACCCCAACTACGCGGCGCAGTTCCACAACTTCCAGCAGCAGCTGTACGCGACGGGCAGCCGCGCCGCGCAGCCGCACCAGGGCTACCCGCCCTACCAGCCGTCCAAGTGA
- the LOC123703418 gene encoding protein BCL9 homolog isoform X4 — MIKEKEKGGGARLKDEPNDPTEPGHGSRPPSASLPTPAALKKEPDEAPHRVKLEPHSQGSAEDSAGDLGVDGIKTEIDGLMDSDGDPTKSPQCELGGPGSLKSERLSSDSNDIIDPQTGLRNNPGNIQDGNQNCRNPNGPDNMGSCRMGGGPMGPGVSMGPMSSEAQTLPSNVISKQSGSMEQQSQIFVFSTMLANKAAEAVISGQNHSIIAYHCAQPNTKKYLEKHPLKIGQFNKQNPAQWLNNLAMAKRGGMRGGPNMMGGPNQMGHMMGGPMGPNMGPIGHGGMGHMGGPNMMGPSRMGGPGNQMMMMKGGPGQMGQMGPGMGPMDGFPGGTPSCGVMDGLGADGEMPWDTKNPSVMSNGMANGPSQMPPCSEAGSGDNNSGDNISCQPGSKASVSSVGVKIPDENLTPQQRAHREEQLATIRKMQQILFPESGSNPNQQDGQGQEINPPNSSANMNMPYPPMSSHGPMVSGPNGPMVSMQSGMNSGPSCTMAGPMGPNGPMGGPMGPGPMGPNGPMGGPMGNMGSGMNMGGHGSMGPNGMMGPNGPIMSGMGPNGPMGPMGPCGMKGIRGPCGGPDMKSGMCTDMHMGRGCGGPMGRMPNPMGGMGGPKPCMMGGPHMGPRMMPGPNLSAMNGGMMMESGMMGGMVHGDCGPDHHGMCDDYGRGRNMGGNDHKNSLRSPKSPAHAHADIDWQKLHHQFFDDNKSMDPELSTQVKSPCSERGGCLPPPPYGASPLHRSASVPIATQSPSQGGNSSEAPRAGSALSSPAHCKPQHKHDPPEILEKLDDGVFVRTLQCLAAQRQKNQQSKEPSLMPVPSPQQISYLNQFEGQELTIQKQPNTSLKDNGPPSNSGGQTPQSNSNQKSPAGMMPGTPEPHGSLAEQRAGRFSLEQSPGFNNPQTPTSKCSQDEKSRPSPSSNRSNSDSASKTPQRESVAHSQGYAVSCAKSSCAVTTMSQAHADDTMASSTETTLSGGPNSTSLPGPFPGPCSMNRPDNIPINPNQGPNGPMTATSSFDPISSLAQMSQQLTNTVGGGPGSSGPMGPNGSGMGPFGSGPHHMQHHHSMHPHGHPHMMMNDLGCHMEGMGGPGLGGPMEGMMGGGDFPPDMNLSPKMGGGPMGGPMGPMGPDSSMLGPRMSGGGKMPPFNGANVQVKASAPNTIQYLPTRPQMPCNTGPRGPPSLDFLQRVTNPMQMDSSKGGVQYFPGARGMDMEGGMRGVMRAPGMLRMPHYPAGFNSPPKMAGDPFGGPGPNPMCGPNFRGVKGGMGPGNVRMGAAQPLPPSMGGPNPGFKGQGFAVPSTADPNYAAQFHNFQQQLYATGSRAAQPHQGYPPYQPSK; from the exons ATGATTAAGGAGAAGGAGAAGGGCGGAGGTGCCCGCCTGAAAGATGAGCCCAATGATCCCACAGAACCAG GGCATGGCTCCAGACCGCCGTCCGCGTCGTTGCCCACGCCGGCAGCCCTAAAAAAGGAGCCGGATGAAGCACCACACAGGGTCAAATTGGAGCCCCACAGTCAGGGAAGCGCGGAGGACTCTGCCGGTGACCTCGGTGTGGACGGGATTAAAACTGAAATTGATGGCCTCATGGATAGCGATG GTGACCCCACAAAATCCCCACAGTGTGAGCTGGGGGGCCCAGGCTCTCTAAAGTCAGAGCGTCTGTCTTCAGACTCCAATGATATTATAGATCCACAAACTGGCCTCAGAAATAACCCTGGAAATATACAa gatGGCAATCAAAATTGTCGCAACCCGAACGGGCCCGACAACATGGGGTCGTGTCGCATGGGCGGAGGCCCTATGGGGCCCGGCGTGTCGATGGGCCCTATGTCGAGCGAGGCCCAGACTTTGCCCTCCAACGTTATTAGCAAGCAGTCGGGAAGCATGGAG CAGCAAAGTCAAATATTCGTGTTCTCGACGATGCTCGCGAACAAAGCGGCGGAGGCGGTGATATCGGGGCAGAATCATTCCATTATCGCCTATCATTGTGCACAGCCTAACACGAAGAAGTATCTTGAG AAACATCCACTAAAAATCGGCCAGTTTAACAAACAAAACCCCGCGCAGTGGTTGAACAACCTCGCCATGGCGAAGCGAGGTGGTATGCGCGGCGGTCCAAACATGATGGGCGGGCCCAACCAAATGGGCCACATGATGGGCGGCCCCATGGGGCCCAACATGGGGCCGATAGGGCACGGCGGCATGGGGCATATGGGCGGCCCCAACATGATGGGGCCCAGCCGCATGGGGGGCCCCGGCAAccagatgatgatgatgaagggCGGGCCCGGGCAGATGGGGCAGATGGGCCCCGGCATGGGCCCCATGGATGGGTTTCCAGGGGGCACCCCGTCCTGCGGTGTCATGGACGGCCTCGGTGCTGATGGTGAAATGCCCTGGGACACC AAAAACCCCTCCGTAATGTCGAACGGCATGGCAAATGGGCCCTCCCAAATGCCGCCCTGCTCTGAAGCGGGCTCGGGAGACAACAATAGCGGCGATAATATATCCTGCCAGCCCGGTTCTAAAG cTTCAGTCTCGTCCGTAGGCGTGAAGATCCCGGACGAGAACCTGACGCCGCAGCAGCGCGCACACCGCGAGGAGCAGCTCGCCACCATCCGCAAGATGCAGCAGATCCTGTTCCCCGAGAGCGGCTCCAACCCCAACCAGCAGGACGGCCAGGGCCAGGAGATCAACCCGCCCAACTCCAGCGCCAACATGAACATGCCCTACCCGCCCATGTCCTCCCACGGGCCCATGGTCTCCGGCCCCAACGGCCCCATGGTGTCCATGCAGAGCGGCATGAATTCAGGGCCGAGCTGCACCATGGCGGGACCTATGGGACCGAACGGGCCGATGGGCGGGCCCATGGGACCCGGCCCGATGGGACCGAACGGCCCGATGGGTGGGCCGATGGGCAACATGGGGTCGGGCATGAACATGGGTGGCCACGGTTCGATGGGACCTAACGGCATGATGGGACCGAACGGGCCGATCATGTCGGGTATGGGACCCAACGGGCCGATGGGCCCTATGGGGCCGTGCGGCATGAAGGGCATTAGGGGACCGTGTGGCGGGCCAGATATGAAATCCGGCATGTGTACAGATATGCATATGGGCAGAGGCTGCGGAGGTCCTATGGGT CGTATGCCGAATCCTATGGGCGGTATGGGAGGTCCTAAACCGTGTATGATGGGTGGACCTCACATGGGGCCTAGGATGATGCCTGGACCCAACTTATCGGCTATGAacg gCGGCATGATGATGGAGAGCGGCATGATGGGCGGCATGGTGCACGGGGACTGCGGGCCCGACCACCACGGCATGTGCGACGACTACGGCCGGGGGAGgaat ATGGGCGGCAACGACCACAAGAACTCGCTGCGCAGTCCGAAGAGTCCTGCGCACGCGCACGCTGATATTGATTGGCAGAAGTTACACCATCAGTTCTTCGACGACAACAAGAGCATGGACCCGGAATTAA gTACACAAGTAAAATCGCCGTGTTCAGAGCGCGGCGGTTGCCTGCCGCCGCCGCCCTATGGAGCGTCACCTTTACACAGATCTGCTTCAGTGCCTATAG CAACACAATCCCCGTCACAAGGCGGCAACTCGTCAGAAGCGCCGAGAGCGGGCTCAGCGCTCAGCAGCCCCGCGCACTGCAAGCCGCAGCACAAACACGACCCGCCAG AGATATTAGAGAAATTGGACGACGGTGTGTTTGTTCGAACGCTCCAATGTCTGGCAGCGCAGCGGCAGAAGAACCAACAGAGCAAGGAGCCAAGTTTGATGCCCGTACCGTCGCCACAACAAATATCCTATCTCAACCAGTTCGAAG gACAAGAGTTAACGATACAAAAGCAGCCGAACACATCGTTAAAAGACAACGGTCCGCCTTCAAACAGTGGAGGACAAACGCCTCAGTCAAATTCGAATCAAAAATCACCTGCTGg TATGATGCCGGGCACGCCGGAGCCGCACGGCTCGCTAGCGGAGCAGCGCGCGGGCCGCTTCTCGCTCGAGCAGAGCCCCGGCTTCAACAACCCGCAGACGCCCACGTCCAAGTGTTCGCAGG ATGAGAAATCCCGGCCGAGCCCGTCGTCGAACAGGTCGAACAGTGACAGCGCGTCGAAAACGCCGCAACGCGAGTCAGTTGCCCACAGCCAGGGGTACGCGGTGTCGTGCGCGAAGAGCAGCTGCGCGGTGACCACCATGTCGCAGGCGCATGCTGACGACACCATGGCGTCTAGCACTGAG ACGACGTTATCAGGCGGTCCAAACAGCACGAGCCTACCGGGCCCGTTCCCGGGGCCCTGCAGTATGAACAGGCCGGACAACATTCCCATCAACCCGAACCAGGGCCCCAACGGCCCCATGACCGCCACGTCGTCGTTCGACCCGATCTCATCGTTAGCGCAGATGTCGCAGCAGCTAACGAACACGGTCGGCGGGGGCCCCGGCTCCTCAGGCCCCATGGGGCCCAACGGGTCTGGCATGGGGCCCTTTGGGTCCGGGCCCCATCACATGCAACATCACCATTCTATGCATCCGCATGGACACCCGCatatgatgatgaatgatttGG GTTGCCATATGGAAGGCATGGGTGGGCCAGGATTAGGTGGTCCCATGGAAGGAATGATGGGCGGTGGAGATTTCCCACCAGATATGAACCTCAGTCCGAAGATGGGTGGCGGACCTATGGGAGGGCCGATGGGGCCCATGGGACCCGACTCGTCAATGTTAGGGCCTCGCATGTCAGGTGGCGGGAAAATGCCTCCCTTCAACGGGGCAAACGTACAAGTCAAAGCGAGCGCACCGAACACGATACAGTATTTGCCCACGAGGCCGCAGATGCCGTGCAACACGGGGCCCCGGGGGCCTCCCAGTCTAGATTTCTTGCAGCGAGTCACGAATCCGATGCAAATGGACAGCAGTAAAGGCGGCGTGCAATACTTCCCGGGCGCGAGGGGCATGGACATGGAAGGCGGCATGCGGGGCGTCATGCGCGCGCCCGGGATGCTGCGCATGCCGCACTACCCGGCCGGCTTCAACTCGCCGCCCAAGATGGCCGGCGACCCGTTCGGCGGGCCGGGCCCCAACCCCATGTGCGGGCCCAACTTCCGCGGCGTCAAGGGCGGCATGGGGCCCGGCAACGTGCGCATGGGCGCCGCGCAGCCCCTGCCGCCGTCCATGGGCGGGCCCAACCCGGGCTTCAAGGGGCAGGGCTTCGCGGTGCCGTCCACGGCGGACCCCAACTACGCGGCGCAGTTCCACAACTTCCAGCAGCAGCTGTACGCGACGGGCAGCCGCGCCGCGCAGCCGCACCAGGGCTACCCGCCCTACCAGCCGTCCAAGTGA